One Drechmeria coniospora strain ARSEF 6962 chromosome 01, whole genome shotgun sequence genomic region harbors:
- a CDS encoding Galactose oxidase/kelch, beta-propeller, with protein sequence MSKAIGGQPNGLSSKPNFYDGAMLANDAEFYLYGGVYTKNPELYINPAADSVLKYQAYQTYMPTDDKPRFHQGFQDAHLDDGVTRYISYGAAANAPSENKAWYFSGMTSATHGPLYWAGGNASERAVNMSNTLITLDMSTQMREKWSNSTLPVDIKARSAAEIVWVPVGKQGILVVLGGVTFPEWATVGHESENAKAGTGKKEDGDEFMRVVDIYDVASGKWYRQPTKQSPGGRARGCAVVAVALDRSSFNIYYYGGFDGVLPKEDFYDDVWVLSMPSFTWTQINNGTTLHARSGHKCFMPYPDQMMAFGGYAAEAGAIPSCLDKGPVVIFNLTSGEWMDSYDPLKHGQYGVHQKVQSVIGGGSTGGATLTTPVPSGWATSALADVFEEKYDMKKMTTHWPYVAATSTGRPALVSGRRGGAGDDKNSVIIPAVVVPTVFLLGVGLIAWLCLVRKRRRSDETTSHGSSPDDATLHIRSWITGQHAKKPSTVTSSEAIIPSPDLAKADPDVAISPEAPVQQHEMADTQVVELGGDSLSIPFIPSPSLSALLLFFSISILVTHNLTSTQLQTHHHQPSSTIRDFRL encoded by the exons ATGTCCAAGGCCATCGGTGGCCAGCCGAACGGCCTCAGTTCGAAACCAAACTTTTACGATGGAGCCATGCTGGCAAATGATGCTGAGTTTTACCTATACGGCGGCGTGTACACGAAAAACCCAGAGCTGTACATCAACCCTGCCGCAGACTCCGTTCTCAAGTACCAGGCATACCAGACTTATATGCCTACCGACGACAAGCCCCGTTTCCACCAGGGTTTCCAGGACGCACAtctcgatgacggcgtcACTCGATACATTTCCTACGGCGCGGCCGCGAATGCCCCCTCTGAAAATAAAGCATGGTACTTCTCAGGCATGACATCGGCAACCCATGGGCCGCTGTATTGGGCTGGTGGCAACGCGTCCGAAAGGGCCGTGAACATGTCCAACACGCTTATTACTTTGGACATGAGTACGCAAATGAGAGAGAAATGGAGCAATTCAACACTTCCGGTCGATATTAAGGCGAGATCCGCCGCTGAAATCGTTTGGGTTCCCGTTGGCAAGCAAGGAATTCTTGTAGTCCTGGGTGGTGTGACATTCCCCGAGTGGGCAACTGTTGGCCACGAGTCAGAGAATGCCAAAGCAGGC ACGGGGAAGAaagaggatggcgacgagtTCATGCGTGTCGTGGACATATATGACGTCGCCAGCGGTAAGTGGTACAGGCAACCGACAAAGCAGAGTCCAGGAGGGCGCGCAAGAGGTTGTGCCGTCGTAGCCGTCGCCTTGGATCGTTCGAGCTTCAACATTTATTATTATGGTGGTTTCGATGGGGTTTTGCCAAAGGAAGACTTTTATGATGACGTCTGGGTTCTCTCCATGCCTTCCTTTACCTGGACGCAAATCAACAACGGCACGACGCTGCATGCCCGATCAGGACACAAGTGTTTCATGCCGTATCCGGACCAGATGATGGCGTTTGGTGGctacgccgccgaggcgggagCGATCCCCTCCTGCTTAGACAAGGGGCCGGTTGTCATCTTCAACCTGACAAGTGGCGAATGGATGGACTCGTACGATCCCTTGAAGCACGGTCAGTATGGTGTCCACCAGAAGGTGCAGTCCGTCATCGGAGGTGGTTCCACGGGCGGCGCGaccttgacgacgccggtgccTTCGGGATGGGCCACGAGTGCGCTTGCCGACGTGTTTGAGGAGAAATATGACATGAAGAAGATGACGACACACTGGCCATACGTCGCCGCCACGTCCACCGGACGGCCTGCACTTGTTAGTGGTaggagagggggggcggGCGATGACAAGAACTCAGTCATCATCCCAGCCGTGGTCGTGCCCACCGTTTTTCTCCTCGGTGTCGGCCTCATCGCCTGGCTCTGTCTCGTGCGGAAGCGGAGGAGGTCGGACGAAACTACGTCACATGGCTCCAGCCCAGATGATGCTACATTGCACATTCGATCTTGGATTACGGGTCAGCATGCCAAGAAGCcatcgacggtgacgagtTCAGAGGCTATCATCCCAAGTCCAGACCTGGCCAAGGCCGATCCAGATGTTGCCATCTCCCCCGAGGCACCCGTTCAACAGCACGAGATGGCGGATACGCAAGTTGTGGAGTTAGGAGGTGATTCCCTCTCCATTCCTTTCATTCCTTCCCCTTCCCTTTCCGCTCTCTTGCTTTTTTTCTCCATATCGATACTTGTCACACACAACCTAACGAGCACCCAACTGCAGACACATCACCACCAGCCGAGCTCCACGATACGGGACTTTCGTCTTTAG